TCGGGATCGGCCCCGACCGGGGTGAAGGACGACACCTCGCGCACGGAGCCCCAGAAGCTGCGGTAGCCGTCCAGCCCCCCGCTCTGCTGCTGGAAGTCGGAGGTGAGCAGGGCGAACCCCGCCGGTGGGTCGCCCACCGCCGTGGTGACGTACGACGCCGCGAACTGCTCCAGCTCCTCCTGCGTCGGCGGGGCCGGCCCGGCGGTGGGCTCCCCGGAGGTGCTGCTCCCGTCGCCGGGCGAGGCGGCCTCCTCGCTCCCGGGGTCCCGGCCCTGGCCCAGGAGGAACGCCACCATCACCACCAGGACCCCCAGCCCGAGGCCCAGGAGGACCAGTCCGCCCCGGGGCCGACCCTGGCGCCGACCCTGGGTCCGACCCTGGGTCCGACCGTGCGTCGTCGAGACCGGACCGGAGCGCGGCGTGGGCGCGGGGACCACCGGCTGCGGACCGGTGTTCACGGGCGGGACCGCGGCGAGCTCCTGGGTGTGGTGCGCGGGCTCGGTGTCGACCGTCCCCGCGGTGGGGTCGGTGACCAGGGTGACGCCGGCACCGTCCGGGCCCAGCTGGAGGAAGTCGCGCACGCGGGCCATGGGCCACCGCTCGGCGGGGTCCCGGTGCATCGTGGCCGCGAGCACCGGCCCGAGCCACCCGGGCTCGGGGACACGGGGCGGCTCCTCGTGCACGATGCGGTACAGCGCGCCGAGCACGTTGTCGGAGACCTCGTAGGGAGGGTGACCGGTCAGGACGTGGAACAGCGAGGCACCCAGCGACCACACGTCGCTGCTGTCCTGCGCGCTGCCTCCGGAGGCGACCTCGGGGGCGAGGTAGGCCGGCGACCCGGTGACCAGTCCCGTCTGCGTCAGCGAGGGGTCGGCCTCGGCACGGGCGATCCCGAAGTCGGAGAGCTTCAGCTGCCCGTCCTCGGTGACGAGCATGTTGGAGGGCTTCACGTCGCGGTGGATGATCCCTGCCTCGTGGGCGGCGGCGAGCGCGTCGGCCGCCTGGCCGATCAGGGCCGCGGCGGCGTCGGGCAGCAGTGGCCCGCGGGCGCGCAGCAGCCCGGAGAGGTTCGTGCCCTCGACGTACTCCATGACGAGGTACTGCTGGCGCTCCTCCTCCACCAGGTCGTACACCGCGACCACGTGGGGGTGGCTGAGCCGCGCGGCGAGTCGCGCCTCCCTCTCGGCACGTGCCAGGTCGGGGCCGTCGGCGCCCGGCGCGAGCCCGAGCCGCTTCACGGCGACCTCGCGCCCGAGCACCTCGTCCCTGCCGAGCCAGACCGCGCCCATGCCTCCTCGGCCGAGCTCGCGGTCCAGCGAGTACCTGCCTG
This genomic window from Nocardioides marinus contains:
- a CDS encoding protein kinase domain-containing protein; the protein is MIAGRYSLDRELGRGGMGAVWLGRDEVLGREVAVKRLGLAPGADGPDLARAEREARLAARLSHPHVVAVYDLVEEERQQYLVMEYVEGTNLSGLLRARGPLLPDAAAALIGQAADALAAAHEAGIIHRDVKPSNMLVTEDGQLKLSDFGIARAEADPSLTQTGLVTGSPAYLAPEVASGGSAQDSSDVWSLGASLFHVLTGHPPYEVSDNVLGALYRIVHEEPPRVPEPGWLGPVLAATMHRDPAERWPMARVRDFLQLGPDGAGVTLVTDPTAGTVDTEPAHHTQELAAVPPVNTGPQPVVPAPTPRSGPVSTTHGRTQGRTQGRRQGRPRGGLVLLGLGLGVLVVMVAFLLGQGRDPGSEEAASPGDGSSTSGEPTAGPAPPTQEELEQFAASYVTTAVGDPPAGFALLTSDFQQQSGGLDGYRSFWGSVREVSSFTPVGADPEAGTVTYEYSYVLRNGTRRTETIELTLEQQEDGALLISGGREI